In Actinomadura citrea, a single window of DNA contains:
- a CDS encoding dihydrolipoamide acetyltransferase family protein, giving the protein MSQPKLFKLPDVGEGLTEAEIVKWHVQPGDTVEVNQTIVEIETAKAIVELPCPFEGVVTELMVTEGQTVDVGVPIIAVDAGGEGGVATPVSEPPAQAAALREEGVPTVNEPGMVSPQEPPKRTPVLVGYGVKEGTTRRRPRRPANGAAPAAPAVPAPAPVPQAPAARPSPAGNGLPLAKPPVRKMARDLGVDLASITGSGPQGSITREDVLAAQSGAPSHAHTAPAAPVQAGPREERIPVKGVRKATAAAMSGSAFTAPHVTEFLQVDVTRTMETVKRLRELPEFADVKVSPLLLVARALLTAVARNPMVNSTWADGPDGAEIVLKRYVNLGIAAATDRGLIVPKVKDAHDLDLPGLARALNELAAKARAGKASPADLSDGTITITNVGVFGVDSGTPILTPGEAAILAFGQIRDMPWVHEGELAIRKVTTLALSFDHRIVDGELGSRVLRDVGDMLEDPIRMLAWSR; this is encoded by the coding sequence GTGAGCCAGCCCAAACTGTTCAAACTGCCGGATGTGGGCGAGGGCCTGACGGAGGCCGAGATCGTCAAGTGGCACGTCCAGCCCGGCGACACCGTCGAGGTGAACCAGACCATCGTCGAGATCGAGACGGCGAAGGCGATCGTGGAGCTGCCCTGCCCGTTCGAGGGCGTGGTGACCGAACTGATGGTCACCGAGGGGCAGACCGTGGACGTCGGGGTCCCGATCATCGCGGTGGACGCCGGCGGCGAAGGCGGCGTGGCGACGCCGGTGTCCGAGCCCCCGGCGCAGGCGGCCGCGCTCCGCGAGGAGGGCGTCCCGACCGTCAACGAGCCGGGCATGGTGTCGCCGCAGGAGCCGCCGAAGCGCACACCCGTCCTGGTCGGCTACGGCGTGAAGGAGGGGACGACCAGGCGCCGTCCCCGCAGGCCGGCCAACGGCGCGGCGCCCGCGGCTCCGGCCGTGCCCGCACCCGCGCCCGTCCCGCAGGCGCCGGCCGCCCGCCCGAGCCCTGCCGGGAACGGACTGCCGCTGGCCAAGCCGCCCGTCCGCAAGATGGCCAGGGATCTCGGGGTGGACCTGGCGTCCATCACGGGGTCGGGTCCGCAGGGATCGATCACGCGCGAGGACGTCCTCGCCGCGCAGTCCGGGGCCCCGTCGCACGCTCACACGGCTCCCGCCGCGCCGGTCCAGGCGGGCCCGCGCGAGGAGCGGATCCCCGTCAAGGGCGTCCGCAAGGCGACCGCGGCGGCGATGTCCGGGTCGGCGTTCACCGCACCGCACGTCACCGAGTTCCTCCAGGTGGACGTGACGCGGACGATGGAGACCGTCAAGCGGCTCCGTGAGCTGCCCGAGTTCGCGGACGTGAAGGTGTCGCCGCTGCTGCTGGTGGCGCGCGCGCTGCTCACCGCGGTGGCGCGCAACCCGATGGTGAACTCCACGTGGGCGGACGGCCCGGACGGCGCGGAGATCGTCCTCAAGCGCTACGTGAACCTGGGGATCGCGGCGGCCACCGACCGCGGCCTCATCGTCCCCAAGGTCAAGGACGCGCACGACCTCGACCTGCCGGGCCTCGCTCGCGCCCTGAACGAGCTGGCGGCGAAGGCCCGCGCGGGCAAGGCGTCCCCCGCCGACCTGTCCGACGGAACGATCACGATCACGAACGTCGGCGTGTTCGGGGTGGACTCCGGGACCCCGATCCTCACCCCGGGCGAGGCCGCGATCCTGGCGTTCGGCCAGATCCGGGACATGCCGTGGGTCCACGAGGGCGAGCTCGCGATCCGCAAGGTGACCACCCTGGCGCTCTCGTTCGACCACCGCATCGTGGACGGCGAGCTGGGCTCCCGCGTCCTGCGCGACGTCGGGGACATGTTGGAAGACCCGATCCGCATGCTCGCCTGGAGCCGCTGA
- a CDS encoding alpha-ketoacid dehydrogenase subunit beta, which produces MSTLTLGKALNEGLRKAMEDDPKVLVMGEDVGKLGGVFRITDGLQKDFGEERVIDTPLAESGIVGTAIGLALRGYRPVVEIQFDGFVFPAADQIITQLAKMRMRSLGALELPVVVRIPCGGGIGAVEHHSESPEAYFTHTAGLRVVACSNPLDAYSMIQQSIASPDPVIFFEPKRRYWDKAEVDTDSDATGWTPLHRAAVVRPGEHATLLAYGPAVKTCLEAAGAAAEEGRELEVIDLRSLNPLDIGTVTDSVNRTGRCVVVHEAPVFNGYGAELAARITEKCFYRLESPVLRVGGFSTPYPPSRIEDHYLPDLDRILDAVDRTFAW; this is translated from the coding sequence GTGAGCACCCTGACCCTCGGCAAGGCCCTCAACGAGGGCCTGCGCAAGGCCATGGAGGACGATCCGAAGGTCCTGGTGATGGGCGAGGACGTCGGCAAGCTCGGCGGCGTCTTCCGCATCACCGACGGCCTCCAGAAGGACTTCGGCGAGGAGCGGGTCATCGACACCCCGCTGGCGGAGTCCGGCATCGTCGGGACGGCGATCGGGCTGGCGCTGCGCGGCTACCGTCCCGTGGTGGAGATCCAGTTCGACGGGTTCGTGTTCCCCGCCGCCGACCAGATCATCACGCAGCTGGCGAAGATGCGGATGCGCTCGCTCGGCGCGCTGGAGCTGCCGGTCGTCGTCCGGATCCCGTGCGGCGGCGGCATCGGCGCGGTGGAGCACCACTCCGAGTCGCCCGAGGCGTACTTCACGCACACCGCCGGCCTGCGCGTGGTGGCGTGCTCGAACCCGCTGGACGCCTACTCGATGATCCAGCAGTCGATCGCCTCGCCCGACCCGGTGATCTTCTTCGAGCCCAAGCGCCGCTACTGGGACAAGGCGGAGGTCGACACCGACTCGGACGCGACCGGCTGGACACCGCTGCACCGGGCCGCGGTCGTGCGGCCGGGCGAGCACGCGACGCTGCTGGCCTACGGGCCGGCGGTGAAGACGTGCCTGGAGGCCGCCGGGGCCGCCGCCGAGGAGGGGCGGGAGCTGGAGGTCATCGACCTTCGCTCGCTGAACCCGCTCGACATCGGCACGGTGACCGACTCGGTGAACCGGACGGGACGCTGCGTCGTCGTCCACGAGGCCCCGGTCTTCAACGGGTACGGCGCCGAGCTGGCCGCCCGGATCACCGAGAAGTGCTTCTACCGGCTGGAGTCGCCGGTGCTGCGCGTCGGAGGGTTCTCCACCCCGTACCCGCCGTCCCGCATCGAGGACCATTACCTGCCCGACCTCGACCGCATCCTGGACGCGGTCGACCGGACCTTCGCGTGGTGA
- the pdhA gene encoding pyruvate dehydrogenase (acetyl-transferring) E1 component subunit alpha: protein MTIDSVRGAPDTPKVAEPELVQLLTPEGERVEHPDYPLDLGAEDVRSLYRDLVIVRRIDQEAVALTRQGELGLWASLLGQEAAQIGSGRAASANDMVFPTYREHGVAWCRDVEPLKLLGMFRGINHGGWDPKEHGFHLYTVVIGSQTLHATGYAMGIQRDGVLGTPSAGATIAYFGDGATSQGDVNESFVFASVFNAPIVFFCQNNQWAISEPLERQSRIPLYKRAQGFGFPGIRVDGNDVFACLAVTRKALENARTGQGPTLVEAYTYRMGAHTTTDDPTRYRLKAEEEAWKLKDPIERVKAYLVRGDLADAGFFQKVEDEAKQITRELREACLALPDPEPLSMFDHVYGDEHQLMTEEQEQFAAYLASFEEEAK from the coding sequence ATGACGATCGACTCCGTGCGCGGCGCGCCCGACACCCCGAAGGTCGCCGAGCCCGAACTCGTCCAGCTGCTCACCCCCGAGGGCGAGCGGGTCGAGCATCCGGACTACCCCCTGGACCTCGGCGCCGAGGACGTGCGCAGCCTCTACCGCGACCTGGTGATCGTGCGGCGGATCGACCAGGAGGCCGTGGCGCTCACCCGGCAGGGCGAGCTCGGCCTCTGGGCGTCGCTGCTCGGGCAGGAGGCGGCGCAGATCGGCTCCGGGCGGGCGGCGTCCGCCAACGACATGGTCTTCCCGACGTACCGCGAGCACGGCGTCGCCTGGTGCCGGGACGTGGAGCCGCTGAAGCTGCTCGGCATGTTCCGTGGGATCAACCACGGCGGGTGGGACCCGAAGGAGCACGGCTTCCACCTGTACACCGTCGTGATCGGCAGCCAGACGCTGCACGCGACCGGGTACGCGATGGGCATCCAGCGGGACGGCGTGCTCGGCACTCCGTCGGCGGGCGCCACGATCGCCTACTTCGGGGACGGGGCGACGTCCCAGGGCGACGTGAACGAATCCTTCGTGTTCGCCTCGGTCTTCAACGCGCCGATCGTGTTCTTCTGCCAGAACAACCAGTGGGCCATCTCCGAGCCCCTGGAGCGGCAGTCCAGGATCCCGCTGTACAAGCGTGCGCAGGGTTTCGGCTTCCCGGGCATCCGGGTGGACGGCAACGACGTGTTCGCTTGCCTGGCCGTCACCAGGAAGGCCCTGGAGAACGCCAGAACGGGTCAGGGCCCCACTCTCGTCGAGGCGTACACGTACCGGATGGGCGCCCACACCACGACCGACGACCCCACGCGCTACCGGCTCAAGGCCGAGGAGGAGGCGTGGAAGCTCAAGGACCCGATCGAGCGCGTCAAGGCGTATCTGGTGCGCGGCGACCTGGCGGACGCCGGGTTCTTCCAGAAGGTGGAGGACGAGGCCAAGCAGATCACCAGGGAGCTGCGTGAGGCGTGCCTGGCGCTGCCCGACCCGGAGCCGCTGTCGATGTTCGACCACGTGTACGGGGACGAGCACCAGCTGATGACCGAGGAGCAGGAGCAGTTCGCCGCCTACCTGGCGTCGTTCGAGGAGGAGGCGAAGTGA
- the purS gene encoding phosphoribosylformylglycinamidine synthase subunit PurS, with the protein MARVVVDVMLKPEILDPQGQAIARKLPQMGFDGVVAVRQGKRFEVELEGDADEAALEKVGKIAETLLANPVIENYEVHVL; encoded by the coding sequence GTGGCGCGTGTCGTCGTGGACGTCATGCTCAAGCCGGAGATCCTCGACCCGCAGGGGCAGGCGATCGCCCGCAAGCTGCCGCAGATGGGGTTCGACGGGGTCGTGGCCGTCCGGCAGGGCAAGCGGTTCGAGGTGGAGCTGGAGGGGGACGCCGACGAGGCGGCCCTGGAGAAGGTCGGCAAGATCGCCGAGACGCTGCTGGCGAACCCGGTCATCGAGAACTACGAGGTTCACGTTCTGTAA
- a CDS encoding ATP-binding protein, with product MRFSLALPRDALSIPVVRRVTGDALRGLGVAEDCVDDLLVAISEACTNVIEHARANGDYEVTGHVDDGTCLFKIVDWGRGLRSAPPEPEPLSESGRGIRLMRALVDDLDIDSAPDRGTVVHLRKRLTWRDGALVRRLDSNLIPNAG from the coding sequence ATGCGGTTCTCGCTCGCGCTGCCGCGCGACGCGCTGAGCATCCCGGTGGTCCGGCGGGTGACGGGCGACGCCCTGCGAGGGCTCGGCGTCGCGGAGGACTGCGTCGACGACCTGCTGGTCGCGATCTCCGAGGCCTGCACGAACGTGATCGAGCACGCCCGCGCGAACGGCGACTACGAGGTGACCGGGCACGTGGACGACGGCACCTGCCTGTTCAAGATCGTGGACTGGGGCCGCGGGCTCCGGTCCGCCCCGCCGGAACCCGAGCCGCTGAGCGAGTCGGGGCGCGGGATCAGGCTCATGCGCGCGCTGGTGGACGACCTGGACATCGACTCCGCGCCCGACCGGGGTACCGTCGTTCACCTGCGAAAGCGGCTGACCTGGAGGGACGGGGCGCTGGTACGGCGCCTCGACAGCAACCTCATTCCCAACGCCGGGTAG
- the purQ gene encoding phosphoribosylformylglycinamidine synthase subunit PurQ: MDAARVGIITFPGSLDDKDAARAVRLAGAEPIALWHGDRDLRGVDAVVLPGGFSYGDYLRAGAIARFAPLMSEVVAAAGDGLPVLGICNGFQVLCESHLLPGALLPNAGLHFVCRDQRLRVENGDTAWTSEYHEGQELVIPVKNRDGRYTADRETLIELADSGRIVARYLDLNPNGSQDDIAGICNEAGNVVGLMPHPEHAVESLTGPSTDGLGFFTSIVKRLVNA, encoded by the coding sequence ATGGACGCTGCCCGGGTTGGGATCATCACCTTCCCAGGTTCCCTTGACGACAAGGACGCCGCACGCGCGGTGCGGCTTGCCGGCGCGGAGCCGATCGCCCTCTGGCACGGCGACCGCGACCTGCGGGGGGTCGACGCCGTCGTCCTGCCCGGCGGGTTCTCCTACGGGGACTACCTGCGGGCCGGGGCGATCGCCCGGTTCGCGCCGCTGATGTCCGAGGTCGTGGCCGCCGCCGGCGACGGCCTGCCGGTCCTCGGCATCTGCAACGGGTTCCAGGTGCTGTGCGAGTCGCATCTGCTGCCCGGCGCGCTGCTCCCGAACGCGGGGCTGCACTTCGTCTGCCGCGACCAGCGGCTGCGCGTCGAGAACGGCGACACCGCCTGGACGTCCGAGTACCACGAGGGCCAGGAACTGGTGATCCCGGTGAAGAACCGGGACGGCCGCTACACCGCCGACCGGGAGACGCTGATCGAACTGGCCGACTCCGGCCGCATCGTCGCCCGCTACCTCGACCTGAACCCGAACGGCTCCCAGGACGACATCGCCGGGATCTGCAACGAGGCCGGCAACGTGGTCGGGCTCATGCCCCATCCCGAGCACGCCGTCGAGTCGCTGACCGGGCCGTCCACCGACGGCCTCGGCTTCTTCACCTCGATCGTCAAGAGACTGGTCAACGCATGA
- the purL gene encoding phosphoribosylformylglycinamidine synthase subunit PurL, protein MNEEEYQRVRSILGRRPTSAELAIYSVMWSEHCSYKSSKVHLRQFGDKAPKTDKLLVGMGENAGVVDIGQGWAVTFKVESHNHPSYVEPYQGAATGVGGIVRDIMSMGARPIAVMDSLRFGPADAADTQRVLPGVVAGVGGYGNSLGLPNIGGETVFDACYEQNPLVNALCVGVMKHEDIKRAVAPGPGNQVILFGALTGPDGIGGASVLASATFDEESHQKRPSVQVGDPFMEKLLIECCLELFHEDLVVGIQDLGAAGVSCATTELAAAGTGGMHVDLDTVPLRDQTLRPEEILMSESQERMMAVVEPAKVERFMEICARWEIPATVIGTVTDTRRLVMTWRGETIVDIPPVTAADEGPVYHRPLAPPHDLGALQSDTPGRLTRPSNGDELRRTVLWLAGSPNLAGKTWVTSQYDRYVLGNTVMAMPENAGVVRIDDESGLGIALSLDGNGRYARLDPYAGAQLALSEAFRNVAATGARPLAVTNCLNFGSPEDPGVMWQFAQAVEGLADGCQYLGIPVTGGNVSFYNQTGTTPINPTPVIGVLGVHDDVRRRVNMSLTTDGATIALLGETREEFGGSEWAHVVYGHLGGLPPLVDLKAEAALASVMVAAVRDGLVNAVHDLSDGGLSQTLVESCLRGGLGARITLHGDPFVSLFSESVARAMVVVRPGAESRLAALCESAGVPVSQIGVAGGDSLHVTGRGPEGDQQELFSIGLSELREAHERMLPTYAD, encoded by the coding sequence ATGAACGAGGAGGAGTACCAGCGCGTCCGCAGCATCCTCGGACGCCGGCCCACCTCGGCCGAGCTGGCGATCTACTCGGTCATGTGGAGCGAGCACTGCTCCTACAAGAGCTCCAAGGTGCACCTGCGCCAGTTCGGCGACAAGGCCCCGAAGACCGACAAGCTCCTCGTCGGCATGGGCGAGAACGCCGGGGTCGTCGACATCGGCCAGGGCTGGGCGGTCACCTTCAAGGTGGAGTCGCACAACCACCCGTCCTACGTCGAGCCGTACCAGGGCGCCGCGACCGGCGTCGGCGGGATCGTCCGCGACATCATGTCGATGGGGGCGCGTCCCATCGCCGTCATGGACTCGCTGCGCTTCGGCCCGGCCGACGCCGCCGACACCCAGCGCGTCCTGCCCGGCGTCGTCGCCGGCGTGGGCGGTTACGGCAACTCCCTCGGCCTGCCCAACATCGGCGGCGAGACGGTCTTCGACGCCTGCTACGAGCAGAACCCGCTCGTGAACGCGCTGTGCGTCGGCGTGATGAAGCACGAGGACATCAAGCGCGCGGTGGCCCCCGGCCCCGGCAACCAGGTGATCCTGTTCGGTGCCCTGACCGGCCCGGACGGCATCGGCGGCGCGTCCGTGCTCGCCTCGGCCACCTTCGACGAGGAGTCGCACCAGAAGCGGCCGTCGGTCCAGGTGGGCGACCCGTTCATGGAGAAGCTGCTCATCGAGTGCTGCCTGGAGCTGTTCCACGAGGACCTCGTGGTCGGCATCCAGGACCTCGGCGCCGCCGGGGTGTCGTGCGCGACGACGGAGCTGGCCGCGGCCGGCACCGGCGGCATGCACGTCGACCTCGACACCGTCCCGCTCCGCGACCAGACGCTCCGCCCTGAGGAGATCCTCATGAGCGAGTCGCAGGAGCGCATGATGGCGGTGGTCGAGCCCGCCAAGGTCGAGCGCTTCATGGAGATCTGCGCGCGCTGGGAGATCCCGGCCACCGTGATCGGGACGGTCACCGACACGCGCCGGCTGGTCATGACGTGGCGGGGCGAGACGATCGTCGACATCCCGCCGGTCACGGCGGCCGACGAGGGCCCCGTCTACCACCGTCCGCTGGCGCCCCCGCACGACCTCGGCGCCCTGCAGTCCGACACCCCGGGACGGCTCACCCGCCCGTCCAACGGCGACGAGCTGCGCCGGACCGTCCTCTGGCTGGCCGGGTCCCCGAACCTCGCCGGCAAGACGTGGGTGACCTCCCAGTACGACAGGTACGTCCTGGGCAACACCGTCATGGCGATGCCCGAGAACGCCGGCGTGGTCCGCATCGACGACGAGTCGGGCCTCGGCATCGCGCTGTCCCTGGACGGCAACGGCCGCTACGCCCGGCTCGACCCGTACGCGGGCGCGCAGCTCGCGCTGTCCGAGGCGTTCCGCAACGTCGCCGCGACCGGCGCACGGCCCCTGGCCGTCACCAACTGCCTGAACTTCGGCTCCCCGGAGGACCCGGGCGTCATGTGGCAGTTCGCGCAGGCGGTCGAGGGCCTGGCGGACGGCTGCCAGTACCTCGGCATTCCGGTGACGGGCGGCAACGTCAGCTTCTACAACCAGACGGGCACCACCCCGATCAACCCGACCCCGGTCATCGGCGTCCTCGGCGTCCACGACGACGTGCGCCGCAGGGTGAACATGTCGCTGACCACCGACGGCGCCACGATCGCCCTCCTCGGCGAGACCCGCGAGGAGTTCGGCGGCTCGGAATGGGCGCACGTCGTCTACGGCCACCTGGGCGGCCTGCCGCCGCTGGTCGACCTGAAGGCCGAGGCGGCACTGGCGTCGGTGATGGTCGCGGCCGTCCGCGACGGCCTGGTCAACGCCGTGCACGACCTCTCCGACGGCGGCCTGTCGCAGACGCTGGTGGAGTCGTGCCTGCGCGGCGGCCTCGGCGCCCGCATCACCCTGCACGGCGACCCGTTCGTCTCGCTGTTCAGCGAGTCGGTCGCCCGCGCAATGGTCGTCGTCCGCCCGGGCGCCGAGTCCCGCCTCGCGGCCCTGTGCGAGTCGGCGGGCGTCCCGGTCAGCCAGATCGGCGTGGCAGGCGGCGACAGCCTGCACGTGACGGGCCGCGGCCCCGAAGGCGACCAGCAGGAGCTGTTCAGCATCGGCCTCTCCGAGCTTCGCGAGGCCCACGAACGCATGCTCCCCACCTACGCCGACTGA
- a CDS encoding DUF1737 domain-containing protein, with protein sequence MGEKRELPRYRVLTGPDDETFCRRVSEALDLGYELHGSPSVTFNGDRVIVAQALTRRPG encoded by the coding sequence ATGGGTGAAAAGCGGGAGCTTCCGCGGTATCGGGTTCTTACCGGGCCTGATGACGAGACGTTCTGCCGGCGGGTCAGTGAAGCGCTCGACTTGGGCTATGAGCTGCACGGATCCCCGTCGGTCACGTTCAACGGGGATCGCGTCATCGTCGCTCAGGCGCTCACTCGCCGGCCGGGCTAG
- a CDS encoding LysR family transcriptional regulator translates to MELRQLRYFVAVSEELNFGRAAAREHIVQSALSQQVQRLERELGVRLLDRTTHYVALTPAGAAFLVEARQILAHVERAAQVARTSQGILPTLRVGIIDASYDSMPQILHEAQALYPDLVIHQVEVGVPEQYQQLLDGRLDVGIGRAALAPQGVASHMFRRDRLGVLVPRGHRFADLDAVPAEALVREPLLLAEEMKAPEFNQFTVEMCRAAGFTPTVYQGTVDSIRAASTLVAQGRCLYCVPSSCISALPGTIWRPLSEPASFYPWSILWRATDDSDQVRAVVTCARNMSERLGWLPAADRTTN, encoded by the coding sequence GTGGAACTGCGCCAGCTCCGCTATTTCGTGGCCGTTTCCGAGGAACTCAATTTCGGTCGCGCCGCCGCCCGCGAGCACATCGTGCAGTCGGCCCTGAGCCAGCAGGTACAGCGGCTGGAGCGGGAGCTGGGCGTGCGTCTGCTGGACCGCACCACGCACTATGTCGCGCTGACTCCCGCAGGAGCGGCGTTCCTGGTCGAGGCGCGGCAGATCCTCGCTCACGTGGAGCGCGCCGCCCAGGTCGCCCGTACCTCGCAGGGCATCTTGCCGACGTTGCGGGTGGGCATCATCGACGCCAGTTACGACTCGATGCCGCAGATCCTGCACGAGGCCCAGGCGCTCTACCCCGACCTGGTGATCCACCAGGTGGAGGTCGGTGTCCCCGAGCAGTACCAGCAACTCCTCGACGGGCGCCTGGACGTGGGCATCGGCCGCGCCGCCCTGGCGCCGCAGGGCGTCGCCTCGCACATGTTCCGCCGGGACCGTCTCGGAGTCCTGGTCCCCCGCGGGCACCGGTTCGCCGACCTGGACGCGGTGCCGGCCGAGGCCCTCGTCCGTGAACCGCTCCTGCTCGCCGAGGAGATGAAGGCCCCGGAGTTCAACCAGTTCACCGTCGAGATGTGCAGGGCCGCCGGCTTCACCCCGACGGTGTACCAGGGCACCGTCGACAGCATCCGCGCCGCCTCCACCCTGGTCGCACAGGGCCGCTGCCTGTACTGCGTACCCTCCTCCTGCATCTCCGCGCTCCCGGGGACCATCTGGCGGCCGCTCAGCGAACCGGCCTCCTTCTACCCCTGGTCCATCCTGTGGCGCGCCACTGACGACTCCGACCAAGTGCGCGCCGTCGTCACCTGCGCCCGGAACATGTCCGAACGACTCGGCTGGCTGCCCGCGGCGGACCGAACGACCAACTGA
- a CDS encoding UBP-type zinc finger domain-containing protein: protein MTSIAPASPNGSAPHCEHADRLTPVAPRSRGCPACEAHGGVWTALRICLTCGWVACSDDSPHRHAQAHYQETDHPVAAAMGPGSTWRWCYVHERRV from the coding sequence ATGACCTCGATTGCGCCCGCCAGCCCGAACGGCTCGGCACCCCACTGCGAGCACGCGGACCGGCTGACGCCCGTCGCTCCACGATCGCGCGGTTGCCCGGCGTGCGAGGCGCACGGAGGCGTGTGGACGGCTCTTCGCATCTGCCTGACCTGCGGCTGGGTGGCCTGTTCCGACGACTCGCCGCACCGGCACGCACAAGCGCACTACCAGGAGACCGACCATCCGGTCGCGGCCGCCATGGGGCCGGGATCCACCTGGCGATGGTGCTACGTCCACGAACGCAGGGTCTGA
- a CDS encoding PP2C family protein-serine/threonine phosphatase, with translation MDRSEGFGERLLGQLLDRAHEMPPQLIAPLVAEEIRAIGGRDVSILLQDYAQLALVPLRGRGLTHGEPLPLEGSPAGRAFLTERIVEDPQTDGVRMFLPLLDGSDEIGVMSLTLDEVDDDERRLLRRLAGLVADMLVTKNRYTDQFFRTRRREPMSVPAEIQWSLLPPLTMMTPQVAIAGILEPAYDVAGDSLDYALNDDILHLAMIDAMGHGLNAAVLATVAVGAYRHARRADAGLAELYAFMDTAIDQQFGPDHFVTAQMMRLHIGTGHLEWVNAGHPAPMLIRDHKVIGVLEGPGTLPVGFGGSTPRINSEQLRRGDRVLAYTDGLIEEHTTGGEQFGEERLIATIERVGPASATVQQMVRKLSHTLMRERGGVTSDDASLFLIEWRGGSADHLTRPLL, from the coding sequence TTGGATCGCAGCGAAGGCTTCGGCGAGCGGCTGCTGGGCCAGTTGCTGGACCGGGCGCACGAGATGCCGCCCCAGCTCATCGCACCGCTGGTGGCCGAGGAGATACGCGCGATCGGCGGCCGGGACGTCTCGATCCTCTTGCAGGACTACGCCCAGCTGGCGCTGGTGCCGCTGCGGGGCAGGGGTCTCACCCACGGTGAGCCCCTGCCGCTGGAGGGTTCCCCCGCCGGGCGCGCGTTCCTGACGGAGCGCATCGTCGAAGACCCGCAGACCGACGGTGTGCGCATGTTCCTGCCCCTGCTGGACGGCAGCGACGAGATCGGGGTGATGTCCCTGACCCTCGACGAGGTCGACGACGACGAACGCCGACTGCTCCGACGGCTCGCGGGGCTCGTCGCCGACATGCTGGTGACCAAGAACCGCTACACCGACCAGTTCTTCCGGACCCGGCGACGCGAGCCGATGAGCGTGCCCGCGGAGATCCAGTGGTCACTGCTGCCCCCGCTCACCATGATGACGCCGCAGGTCGCCATCGCCGGGATCCTGGAGCCCGCCTACGACGTCGCCGGCGACAGCCTCGACTACGCCCTCAACGACGACATCCTGCACCTGGCCATGATCGACGCGATGGGCCACGGCCTGAACGCCGCCGTACTGGCCACCGTCGCCGTGGGCGCCTACCGGCACGCCAGGCGCGCCGACGCCGGCCTCGCCGAGCTGTACGCGTTCATGGACACCGCCATCGACCAGCAGTTCGGCCCCGACCACTTCGTCACCGCGCAGATGATGCGCCTGCACATCGGGACGGGCCACCTGGAATGGGTCAACGCCGGCCACCCGGCGCCGATGCTGATCCGTGATCACAAAGTCATCGGAGTGCTGGAGGGTCCCGGGACGCTGCCCGTGGGCTTCGGCGGCTCGACACCCCGGATCAACAGTGAGCAGCTCCGCCGCGGCGACCGGGTCCTGGCCTATACCGACGGCCTCATCGAAGAGCACACGACCGGCGGGGAGCAGTTCGGCGAGGAACGCCTGATCGCCACCATCGAACGCGTCGGGCCCGCGAGTGCGACCGTGCAGCAGATGGTGCGGAAACTCTCCCACACGCTCATGCGGGAAAGAGGCGGGGTCACCAGCGACGATGCCAGCCTCTTCCTCATCGAGTGGCGCGGCGGCTCCGCCGACCACCTCACCAGACCACTGCTGTGA